From a single Kitasatospora sp. NBC_00458 genomic region:
- a CDS encoding DMT family transporter, whose amino-acid sequence MAWALVILAGLLETGFAINLKLSEGFTKLWPTISFCVFALGSFGLLTISLKTLPVGPAYAVWTGIGAAGTAIYGMLFLDETTSVLKLVSISLVIAGVIGLQLSGSAH is encoded by the coding sequence ATGGCATGGGCCCTGGTGATCCTCGCCGGCCTCCTGGAGACCGGCTTCGCGATCAACCTCAAGCTCAGTGAAGGCTTCACCAAGCTCTGGCCCACCATCAGCTTCTGCGTCTTCGCCCTCGGCAGCTTCGGCCTGCTCACCATCTCCCTGAAGACCCTCCCGGTCGGCCCCGCGTACGCGGTGTGGACCGGCATCGGCGCGGCCGGCACCGCGATCTACGGCATGCTCTTCCTGGACGAGACCACCTCGGTGCTCAAGCTGGTCTCCATCTCCCTGGTGATCGCCGGAGTGATCGGCCTCCAGCTCAGCGGCTCCGCGCACTGA
- the rsgA gene encoding ribosome small subunit-dependent GTPase A translates to MRRYGKDADEDDIRNRPGRKGSRPRTRIRPKHEDAAEAMVLTVDRGRLTCLIDPGTKQEREIVAMKARELGRKGVVVGDNVSLVGDLSGDADTLARIVRVEERSSVLRRTADDDDPYERIVVANAEQLAIVTALADPEPRPRLIDRCLVAAYDAGMEPLLVLTKADLGPAEPLLDAYAPLGIQYVVTRRDELATTGAETVRERLRGLRTVFIGHSGVGKTTLVNALVPQHQRSTGRVNAVTGRGRHTTVSALALRLPPPPGAKPGSKKALDPGWVIDTPGFRSFGLSHIDPSRVILAFPDLEPGTAECPRACSHDEPDCALDAWVAEGHAEQARLYSLRRLLASKEAREDE, encoded by the coding sequence ATGCGCCGTTACGGCAAGGACGCCGACGAGGACGACATCCGCAACCGTCCGGGACGGAAGGGTTCCCGGCCGCGGACCCGGATCCGGCCCAAGCACGAGGACGCCGCCGAGGCGATGGTGCTCACCGTCGACCGCGGCCGGCTGACCTGTCTGATCGACCCGGGCACCAAGCAGGAGCGCGAGATCGTCGCGATGAAGGCCCGCGAGCTGGGCCGCAAGGGGGTCGTCGTCGGCGACAACGTCTCCCTGGTCGGCGACCTCTCCGGCGACGCCGACACGCTGGCCCGGATCGTCCGGGTCGAGGAGCGCAGTTCGGTCCTGCGGCGTACCGCGGACGACGACGACCCGTACGAGCGGATCGTCGTCGCCAACGCCGAGCAGCTCGCCATCGTCACCGCGCTGGCCGACCCGGAGCCCCGGCCCCGGCTGATCGACCGCTGCCTGGTCGCCGCGTACGACGCGGGGATGGAGCCGCTGCTCGTCCTCACCAAGGCCGACCTGGGCCCGGCGGAACCGCTGCTGGACGCCTACGCCCCGCTCGGCATCCAGTACGTGGTGACCCGCCGGGACGAGCTGGCGACCACCGGTGCCGAGACCGTCCGGGAGCGGCTGCGCGGCCTGCGCACGGTGTTCATCGGCCATTCCGGCGTCGGGAAGACCACGCTGGTCAACGCCCTCGTCCCGCAGCACCAGCGGAGCACCGGCCGGGTCAACGCGGTGACCGGCCGGGGCCGGCACACCACCGTCTCGGCCCTCGCGCTGCGGCTGCCTCCGCCGCCCGGCGCCAAGCCGGGCTCGAAGAAGGCCCTCGACCCCGGCTGGGTGATCGACACCCCGGGTTTCCGGTCCTTCGGCCTCTCGCACATCGACCCGTCGCGGGTCATCCTGGCCTTCCCCGACCTGGAGCCCGGCACCGCCGAGTGCCCGCGTGCGTGCAGCCACGACGAGCCGGACTGTGCGCTGGACGCCTGGGTCGCCGAGGGCCACGCCGAGCAGGCCCGGCTCTACTCGCTGCGCCGTCTGCTGGCCAGCAAGGAGGCCCGCGAGGACGAGTGA
- the aroA gene encoding 3-phosphoshikimate 1-carboxyvinyltransferase, whose product MTETLWPAPVATSPVDATVTIPGSKSVTNRALVLAALADEPGWVRRPLRSRDSQLMADGLRALGVGIEEQVNNDSGGTGGGEAWRVIPAPALRGPASVDVGNAGTVMRFLPPLAVLADGPVHFDGDPRSHERPQHGVINALRALGARIDDGGRGAFPLTVHGTGALEGGPVELDASSSSQFVSALLLSGARYNQGVEVRHVGGPVPSLPHIRMTVEMLRLAGVQVDAPEDGGEKDVWRVTPGALIGRDMVVEPDLSNAAPFFAAALVTGGRVTVRDWPRHTTQPGDQLRDIYTRMGGSCEFTDEGLQFTGTGRIHGIEADLHDVGELTPVIAAVAALADSESHLYGIAHLRLHETDRLAALAKEINDLGGDVSETEDGLRIRPRKLGGGVFHTYEDHRLATAAAVIGLAVPGVLVENVATTAKTLPDFPAMWDELLTGAVAGG is encoded by the coding sequence ATGACCGAGACCCTGTGGCCCGCCCCCGTCGCGACCAGCCCCGTTGACGCCACCGTCACCATCCCCGGCTCCAAGTCGGTCACCAACCGGGCCCTGGTGCTGGCGGCACTGGCGGACGAGCCCGGCTGGGTGCGCCGTCCGCTGCGCAGCCGGGACTCCCAGCTGATGGCCGACGGCCTGCGCGCGCTCGGTGTCGGCATCGAGGAGCAGGTCAACAACGACTCCGGCGGCACCGGCGGCGGCGAGGCCTGGCGGGTCATCCCCGCCCCCGCCCTGCGCGGCCCGGCCTCCGTCGACGTCGGCAACGCCGGCACGGTCATGCGCTTCCTTCCCCCGCTCGCCGTCCTCGCCGACGGCCCGGTCCACTTCGACGGCGACCCGCGCAGCCACGAGCGTCCCCAGCACGGCGTGATCAACGCCCTGCGCGCGCTCGGCGCCCGGATCGACGACGGCGGCCGCGGCGCCTTCCCGCTCACCGTGCACGGCACGGGCGCGCTGGAGGGCGGGCCGGTCGAGCTCGACGCCTCGTCCTCCTCGCAGTTCGTCTCCGCCCTGCTGCTCTCCGGTGCCCGCTACAACCAGGGCGTCGAGGTCCGGCACGTCGGCGGCCCGGTCCCGTCGCTGCCGCACATCCGGATGACCGTCGAGATGCTCCGGCTGGCGGGCGTGCAGGTCGACGCCCCCGAGGACGGTGGCGAGAAGGACGTCTGGCGGGTCACGCCGGGCGCCCTGATCGGCCGCGACATGGTGGTCGAGCCCGACCTGTCGAACGCCGCGCCGTTCTTCGCCGCCGCCCTGGTCACCGGCGGCCGGGTGACCGTCCGCGACTGGCCGCGGCACACCACCCAGCCGGGCGACCAGCTGCGCGACATCTACACCCGGATGGGCGGCAGCTGCGAGTTCACGGACGAGGGCCTCCAGTTCACCGGCACCGGCCGGATCCACGGCATCGAGGCCGACCTGCACGACGTCGGCGAGCTCACCCCGGTGATCGCCGCCGTCGCCGCCCTCGCCGACTCGGAGTCTCACCTCTACGGCATCGCCCACCTGCGCCTGCACGAGACGGACCGGCTGGCCGCGCTCGCCAAGGAGATCAACGACCTCGGCGGCGACGTCAGCGAGACCGAGGACGGTCTGCGGATCCGCCCCCGCAAGCTGGGCGGCGGCGTCTTCCACACGTACGAGGACCACCGTCTGGCCACCGCCGCCGCGGTGATCGGCCTGGCCGTCCCCGGCGTCCTGGTGGAGAACGTGGCCACCACCGCCAAGACCCTGCCGGACTTCCCCGCGATGTGGGACGAGCTGCTCACGGGAGCGGTGGCGGGCGGCTGA